A portion of the Streptomyces sp. YPW6 genome contains these proteins:
- a CDS encoding alpha/beta hydrolase — protein sequence MSESSAEAVVAATANAAGAAGWRRAGIAGAAIGVLAAGAAAGVAVERLTVGRGMRKKARLALDATGPYGSLRGTPGRAVADDGTELYYETDEVEAATTADEGASGSRRRRLFGRRAPAPVTVVFSHGYCLGQDSWHFQRAALRGLVRAVYWDQRSHGRSERGRSQADGVPLGIDQLGRDLKAVIDAAAPEGPVVLAGHSMGGMTIMALADQYPALIRDRVAAVALIGTSSGKLGEVTFGLPVAGVNAVRRVLPGVLRALGSQTELVERGRRATADLFAGLIKRYSFGSKDVDPAVARFAERLIEATPIDVVAEFYPAFTEHDKSGALPGFRDVPVLILAGDQDLVTPSSHSEAIADVLPDAELVIVPDAGHLVMLEHPETVTDRLADLLVRSGTVPAANVGGHGSTAQQPGR from the coding sequence GTGAGCGAGAGCAGCGCGGAGGCCGTGGTGGCCGCCACCGCGAACGCGGCCGGTGCGGCGGGCTGGCGGCGGGCCGGGATCGCCGGGGCCGCGATAGGGGTGCTCGCCGCCGGCGCGGCGGCCGGGGTCGCCGTCGAGCGGCTCACCGTCGGGCGCGGCATGCGCAAGAAGGCCCGCCTGGCGCTGGACGCGACCGGCCCCTACGGCTCGCTGCGCGGCACGCCGGGCCGGGCCGTCGCCGACGACGGCACCGAGCTGTACTACGAGACCGACGAGGTGGAGGCCGCGACGACGGCCGACGAGGGCGCGTCCGGGTCCCGCCGCCGCCGGCTCTTCGGGCGCAGGGCGCCCGCCCCGGTCACCGTCGTCTTCAGCCACGGCTACTGCCTGGGCCAGGACTCCTGGCACTTCCAGCGGGCCGCCCTGCGCGGCCTCGTCCGCGCCGTCTACTGGGACCAGCGCAGCCACGGACGCTCCGAGCGCGGGCGATCGCAGGCGGACGGCGTGCCGCTCGGCATCGACCAGCTCGGCCGCGACCTGAAGGCGGTCATCGACGCGGCGGCCCCCGAGGGCCCGGTGGTGCTGGCCGGGCACTCCATGGGCGGCATGACGATCATGGCGCTGGCCGACCAGTACCCGGCCCTGATCCGGGACCGGGTCGCCGCCGTCGCGCTGATCGGCACCTCCAGCGGCAAGCTCGGCGAGGTCACCTTCGGGCTGCCGGTGGCGGGCGTGAACGCGGTGCGCCGGGTGCTGCCGGGCGTGCTGAGGGCCCTCGGCTCGCAGACGGAGCTGGTGGAGCGGGGGCGGCGGGCCACCGCCGACCTCTTCGCCGGGCTGATCAAGCGGTACTCGTTCGGCTCGAAGGACGTGGACCCGGCGGTCGCCCGGTTCGCGGAGCGACTGATCGAGGCCACCCCGATCGATGTGGTCGCCGAGTTCTACCCGGCGTTCACCGAGCACGACAAGAGCGGCGCGCTGCCCGGGTTCCGGGACGTGCCCGTGCTGATCCTGGCCGGGGACCAGGACCTGGTCACGCCCAGCTCGCACAGCGAGGCGATCGCGGACGTCCTGCCCGACGCCGAGCTGGTGATCGTGCCGGACGCCGGGCACCTGGTGATGCTGGAGCACCCGGAGACCGTCACGGACCGGCTGGCCGACCTGCTCGTCCGCAGCGGCACGGTGCCGGCCGCTAACGTTGGCGGACATGGAAGCACCGCACAGCAGCCCGGCCGCTGA
- the alr gene encoding alanine racemase produces the protein MNETASLRARAEIDLAALRANVRVLRERAAGAQLMAVVKSDGYGHGAVPCARAARAAGATWLGTATPHEALALRAAGLDGRIMCWLWTPGGPWREAVEAGIDVSAGAMWALREAVAAARSAGRPARVQLKADTGLGRGGCQPADWPELVGAARDAERAGHLRITGLWSHFACADEPGHPSIAAQLDVYRDMVAYAEKEGVEPEVRHMANSPATLTIPEAHFDLVRTGIAMYGISPAPELGTSAELGLRPVMTLSASVALVKDAPAGHGVSYGHHYTTPADTTLGLIPVGYADGVPRHASGSGPVLVGGKVRTVAGRVAMDQFVVDLGGDRPEAGAEAVLFGPGDRGEPTAQDWAEAAGTIAYEIVTRIGARVPRVHVNETPDETAGGVPR, from the coding sequence ATGAACGAGACAGCGTCCCTGAGAGCCCGTGCCGAGATCGACCTCGCCGCGCTGCGCGCCAATGTGCGCGTTCTGCGCGAGCGGGCGGCCGGCGCGCAGCTCATGGCCGTCGTGAAGTCCGACGGGTACGGGCACGGCGCGGTGCCCTGCGCGCGAGCCGCGCGGGCGGCCGGGGCGACCTGGCTCGGCACCGCCACCCCGCACGAGGCGCTCGCCCTGCGGGCGGCCGGGCTCGACGGCCGGATCATGTGCTGGCTGTGGACACCCGGCGGGCCCTGGCGCGAGGCGGTCGAGGCCGGCATCGACGTGTCGGCCGGCGCCATGTGGGCGCTGCGCGAGGCCGTCGCCGCCGCCCGGTCCGCGGGCCGCCCGGCCCGTGTCCAGCTCAAGGCCGACACCGGTCTCGGCCGGGGCGGCTGCCAGCCCGCCGACTGGCCCGAACTGGTCGGCGCGGCCCGCGACGCCGAACGGGCCGGACACCTCCGGATCACCGGACTCTGGTCCCACTTCGCCTGCGCCGACGAGCCGGGCCACCCCTCGATCGCCGCCCAGCTCGACGTCTACCGCGACATGGTGGCGTACGCCGAGAAGGAGGGCGTGGAGCCCGAGGTGCGGCACATGGCCAACTCCCCGGCCACCCTCACGATCCCCGAGGCGCACTTCGACCTCGTCCGGACCGGCATCGCGATGTACGGCATCTCGCCCGCTCCCGAGCTGGGCACCTCCGCCGAGCTCGGGCTGCGCCCCGTGATGACGCTCTCCGCGTCCGTCGCCCTGGTCAAGGACGCCCCGGCCGGACACGGCGTCAGCTACGGCCACCACTACACGACCCCCGCCGACACGACCCTCGGCCTGATCCCCGTCGGCTACGCGGACGGCGTCCCGCGCCACGCGTCGGGCAGCGGGCCCGTCCTGGTCGGCGGGAAGGTGCGCACGGTCGCGGGCCGGGTCGCCATGGACCAGTTCGTCGTCGACCTCGGCGGCGACCGCCCCGAGGCGGGCGCGGAGGCGGTCCTGTTCGGGCCGGGCGACCGGGGCGAGCCGACCGCGCAGGACTGGGCGGAGGCCGCGGGCACCATCGCGTACGAGATCGTCACCCGCATCGGCGCCCGGGTGCCCCGGGTGCACGTGAACGAGACGCCCGACGAGACGGCCGGAGGCGTGCCGCGGTGA
- a CDS encoding DUF488 domain-containing protein, whose protein sequence is MSEPVRVRRVHDPVEEADGTRVLVDRLWPRGVSRERAAVDVWLKDVTPSGALRTWYHHDRADRREEFVERYRAELDDTAHTEAVERLAGLVRDGGPVTLITAAKDVGDSHVPVLVDHLQHVMKRT, encoded by the coding sequence GTGAGCGAACCCGTACGCGTACGCCGGGTCCACGACCCGGTCGAGGAAGCCGACGGCACCCGTGTGCTGGTCGACCGGCTCTGGCCCCGGGGCGTGTCCAGGGAACGGGCCGCCGTCGACGTCTGGCTCAAGGACGTGACGCCCTCCGGCGCACTGCGCACCTGGTACCACCACGACCGCGCGGACCGGCGCGAGGAGTTCGTCGAGCGCTACCGCGCCGAGCTGGACGACACCGCGCACACCGAGGCGGTCGAGCGGCTGGCGGGCCTCGTGCGGGACGGCGGGCCCGTCACCCTGATCACGGCGGCCAAGGACGTCGGGGACAGCCATGTGCCCGTGCTGGTCGACCACCTCCAGCATGTGATGAAACGTACATAG
- a CDS encoding NAD(P)H-hydrate dehydratase: MRRAYSVETVRAAEAALMQRLPEGALMQRAAAGLAAACGDLLRRNGRVYGSRVLLLVGSGDNGGDALHAGARLARRGAGVRALLLAPDRAHPGGLAAFRAAGGQVVDGPDGLGALDLVVDGITGIGGRGGLREDATEVVHAVTRDRTPVISVDLPSGVEADTGEVHGEAVRADATVTFGTYKPGLLVDPAAEHAGALRLVDIGLGPELPEPPDLEALQYADVAALLPVPGAESDKYRRGVVGVVAGSERYPGAAVLAVAGALRGGAGAVRYVGPGADAVIARFPETLVHAGPPSKAGRVQAWVVGPGLGDGRAAEAAVADVLAADVPVLVDADGLRLLDAGTVRTRTAPTVLTPHAGEAAALLGTAREEVESGRLTAVRELAARYRATVLLKGSTTLIAEARDTPVRVNPTGTSWLATAGSGDVLSGLTGSLLAAGLAPRDAASVGAYLHGLAARHGSGGAPVSAQDVADGIPAAWRDVRAG; this comes from the coding sequence ATGCGACGTGCCTACAGCGTGGAGACCGTACGGGCCGCCGAGGCCGCCCTCATGCAACGCCTGCCCGAGGGGGCCCTGATGCAGCGCGCCGCCGCCGGGCTCGCCGCCGCCTGCGGCGACCTGCTGCGGCGCAACGGGCGGGTGTACGGGTCCCGGGTCCTGCTCCTCGTCGGCAGCGGCGACAACGGCGGCGACGCGCTCCACGCGGGCGCCCGCCTGGCCCGCCGGGGCGCCGGCGTGCGGGCCCTGCTGCTCGCCCCCGACCGGGCCCACCCCGGCGGCCTCGCCGCGTTCCGCGCCGCCGGGGGACAGGTCGTCGACGGGCCGGACGGGCTCGGCGCGCTCGACCTCGTCGTGGACGGCATCACCGGGATCGGCGGGCGCGGCGGGCTGCGCGAGGACGCCACCGAGGTGGTCCACGCGGTGACCCGGGACCGTACGCCGGTGATCTCCGTCGACCTGCCGAGCGGGGTCGAGGCCGACACCGGGGAGGTGCACGGCGAGGCCGTCCGGGCGGACGCCACCGTCACCTTCGGGACGTACAAGCCGGGTCTCCTGGTCGACCCGGCCGCCGAACACGCGGGCGCCCTGCGGCTGGTGGACATCGGGCTCGGCCCGGAGCTGCCCGAGCCGCCGGACCTGGAGGCGCTCCAGTACGCGGACGTGGCCGCGCTGCTGCCGGTGCCGGGCGCGGAGAGCGACAAGTACCGGCGCGGCGTCGTCGGCGTCGTCGCCGGGTCCGAGCGCTACCCGGGCGCCGCCGTCCTCGCCGTCGCGGGCGCGCTGCGCGGCGGGGCCGGGGCCGTACGGTACGTCGGACCGGGCGCGGACGCGGTCATCGCCCGGTTCCCCGAGACCCTGGTGCACGCCGGGCCGCCGTCGAAGGCCGGGCGGGTGCAGGCCTGGGTGGTCGGGCCGGGGCTGGGGGACGGGCGGGCGGCGGAGGCCGCCGTGGCCGACGTGCTCGCCGCCGACGTGCCCGTGCTCGTCGACGCGGACGGGCTGCGGCTGCTGGACGCCGGGACCGTCCGGACCCGGACCGCCCCCACCGTCCTCACCCCGCACGCCGGGGAGGCCGCCGCGCTGCTCGGGACGGCCCGTGAGGAGGTCGAGTCCGGCCGGCTCACCGCCGTGCGCGAACTGGCCGCCCGCTACCGCGCCACCGTGCTCCTGAAGGGCTCCACCACCCTGATCGCGGAAGCCCGCGACACCCCCGTACGGGTCAACCCGACCGGCACGTCCTGGCTCGCCACGGCGGGCAGCGGCGACGTCCTCTCCGGGCTCACCGGATCCCTGCTCGCGGCCGGGCTCGCCCCGCGTGACGCCGCGTCCGTGGGCGCCTACCTGCACGGGCTCGCCGCCCGGCACGGTTCCGGCGGGGCCCCGGTCTCCGCGCAGGACGTCGCCGACGGCATCCCGGCCGCCTGGCGCGACGTGCGGGCGGGGTGA
- a CDS encoding holo-ACP synthase — translation MIIGVGIDVAEIERFGVALERTPQLAHRLFVGSELTLPSGERRGIASLAARFAAKEALAKALGAPEGLLWSDAEVWVEESGQPRLRVSGTVAARAAELGVRGWHVSLSHDAGVASAVVIAEG, via the coding sequence GTGATCATTGGGGTCGGCATCGACGTGGCCGAGATCGAGCGTTTCGGCGTCGCGCTGGAGCGCACGCCCCAGCTCGCCCACCGGCTCTTCGTCGGGAGCGAGCTGACGCTGCCGAGCGGCGAACGGCGCGGGATCGCCTCGCTCGCCGCCCGGTTCGCCGCGAAGGAGGCCCTGGCCAAGGCGCTCGGCGCACCGGAGGGGCTGCTCTGGAGCGACGCGGAGGTCTGGGTCGAGGAGAGCGGGCAGCCCCGGCTGCGGGTCAGCGGCACGGTCGCCGCCCGCGCCGCCGAGCTGGGCGTACGCGGCTGGCACGTCTCCCTCAGCCATGACGCGGGGGTGGCGTCGGCGGTGGTCATCGCGGAGGGGTGA
- the glmS gene encoding glutamine--fructose-6-phosphate transaminase (isomerizing), whose amino-acid sequence MCGIVGYVGMQSAQDVVVAGLKRLEYRGYDSAGVAVLADGGLAAAKKAGKLVNLEKELGDRPLPAGRTGIGHTRWATHGAPTDVNAHPHLDNAGRVAVVHNGIIENFAALRRELTGRGHALESDTDTEVVGHLLAEAFSAGGDLADAMRQVCRRLEGAFTLVAVHADQPDVVVGARRNSPLVVGVGQDEWFLASDVAAFIDHTRSAIELGQDQVVELGPEGVTVTGFDGEPADVREYHVDWDASAAEKGGYASFMLKEIADQPQAVADTLLGRVDGEGALHLDEVRIPAAELREVDKVVIVACGTAFHAGMIAKYAIEHWTRLPCETELASEFRYRDPILDQRTLVVAISQSGETMDTLMALRHAREQGAKVLAICNTNGSTIPRESDAVLYTHAGPEVAVASTKAFLTQLVACYLVALYLGQVRGTKWGDEIRTVVRQLSAISDEVGSVLSTMEPVRDLARSLAHHDTVLFVGRHVGYPVALEGALKLKELAYMHAEGFAAGELKHGPIALIEEGLPVVVIVPSPRGRSVLHDKIVSNIQEIRARGALTIVVAEEGDEAVVPYADHLITVPATPTLLQPLVATVPLQVFACELATARGNEVDQPRNLAKSVTVE is encoded by the coding sequence ATGTGCGGAATCGTGGGTTATGTCGGTATGCAGTCGGCGCAGGACGTCGTCGTCGCGGGACTCAAGCGCCTCGAATACCGGGGCTACGACTCGGCGGGCGTCGCCGTGCTCGCGGACGGCGGACTCGCCGCCGCGAAGAAGGCGGGCAAGCTCGTCAATCTGGAGAAGGAGCTGGGGGACCGGCCGCTGCCCGCCGGGCGGACCGGGATCGGGCACACCCGCTGGGCGACGCACGGCGCGCCCACCGACGTCAACGCCCACCCGCACCTCGACAACGCGGGCCGGGTCGCCGTCGTGCACAACGGGATCATCGAGAACTTCGCGGCCCTGCGCCGCGAGCTGACGGGGCGCGGGCACGCCCTGGAGTCGGACACCGACACGGAGGTCGTCGGGCACCTGCTGGCCGAGGCGTTCTCGGCGGGCGGGGACCTCGCGGACGCCATGCGGCAGGTGTGCCGGCGGCTGGAGGGGGCGTTCACCCTCGTGGCCGTCCACGCGGACCAGCCGGACGTCGTCGTCGGTGCGCGGCGCAACTCCCCGCTCGTCGTGGGCGTCGGGCAGGACGAGTGGTTCCTCGCCTCCGACGTCGCCGCCTTCATCGACCACACCCGCTCCGCGATCGAGCTGGGCCAGGACCAGGTCGTCGAGCTGGGCCCCGAGGGCGTCACCGTCACCGGGTTCGACGGGGAGCCCGCCGACGTGCGGGAGTACCACGTCGACTGGGACGCCTCCGCCGCCGAGAAGGGCGGCTACGCCTCCTTCATGCTCAAGGAGATCGCCGACCAGCCCCAGGCCGTCGCCGACACCCTCCTTGGCCGGGTCGACGGCGAGGGCGCGCTCCACCTGGACGAGGTCCGCATCCCGGCCGCCGAGCTGCGCGAGGTCGACAAGGTCGTCATCGTCGCCTGCGGCACCGCGTTCCACGCCGGGATGATCGCCAAGTACGCGATCGAGCACTGGACCCGGCTGCCCTGCGAGACCGAGCTGGCCAGCGAGTTCCGCTACCGCGACCCGATCCTCGACCAGCGCACCCTCGTCGTCGCCATCTCCCAGTCCGGCGAGACCATGGACACCCTGATGGCCCTGCGGCACGCCCGCGAACAGGGCGCGAAGGTGCTGGCCATCTGCAACACCAACGGCTCGACGATCCCCAGGGAATCCGACGCCGTGCTCTACACCCACGCCGGGCCCGAGGTCGCCGTCGCCTCCACGAAGGCCTTCCTCACCCAGCTCGTGGCCTGTTACCTCGTCGCCCTCTACCTCGGCCAGGTCCGCGGCACCAAGTGGGGCGACGAGATCCGCACGGTCGTGCGCCAGCTCTCCGCGATCTCCGACGAGGTGGGGAGCGTCCTGTCGACGATGGAGCCGGTCCGCGATCTGGCCCGCTCCCTCGCCCACCACGACACCGTCCTCTTCGTCGGGCGGCACGTCGGCTACCCGGTCGCCCTCGAAGGCGCGCTCAAGCTCAAGGAGCTCGCCTACATGCACGCCGAGGGGTTCGCGGCCGGAGAGCTCAAGCACGGGCCCATCGCGCTCATCGAGGAGGGCCTGCCCGTCGTCGTCATCGTCCCCTCACCGCGCGGGCGTTCCGTGCTCCACGACAAGATCGTCTCCAACATCCAGGAGATCCGGGCCCGGGGCGCGCTCACGATCGTCGTCGCCGAGGAGGGCGACGAGGCCGTCGTCCCGTACGCCGACCACCTCATCACCGTCCCCGCAACGCCTACGCTTCTTCAGCCGCTGGTCGCCACCGTGCCGCTCCAGGTCTTCGCCTGCGAGCTCGCGACGGCCCGCGGCAACGAAGTGGACCAGCCGCGCAATCTGGCGAAGTCCGTGACCGTGGAGTGA
- a CDS encoding RICIN domain-containing protein, producing the protein MERNTRSSIYRRLRRQGFVTSLVALLVLLVPAVAHADSNPNVRYTSTPYNAAIHEIRASYSWKCLDIRGGSTNVGAVIQTFDCKGRHHQRFSFYPVGGENFVIATYGGATCLGTVNASKATGAGVVQATGGDCLTLRWKDRGGNHWEMVETFTGQCLRDTGRRSQVVLGACGSTGEPWPDLWTPRFDRYFDYTNFF; encoded by the coding sequence GTGGAACGAAACACCCGAAGCAGCATCTACCGCCGACTGCGCAGACAGGGGTTCGTGACCTCGCTGGTCGCGCTTCTCGTGCTGCTCGTCCCGGCCGTGGCACACGCCGACAGCAACCCGAACGTCCGCTACACCTCGACCCCGTACAACGCGGCCATTCACGAGATCAGGGCGTCCTACAGCTGGAAGTGCCTGGACATCCGCGGCGGGTCCACCAACGTCGGGGCCGTGATCCAGACGTTCGACTGCAAGGGCCGGCACCATCAGCGCTTCTCCTTCTACCCGGTCGGCGGGGAGAACTTCGTGATCGCGACGTACGGCGGCGCCACCTGCCTGGGCACCGTGAACGCGAGCAAGGCCACCGGCGCCGGGGTCGTCCAGGCCACCGGCGGCGACTGCCTGACGCTGCGGTGGAAGGACCGGGGCGGCAACCACTGGGAGATGGTCGAGACCTTCACCGGCCAGTGCCTGCGTGACACGGGCCGGCGCAGCCAGGTCGTGCTGGGCGCGTGCGGCAGCACCGGTGAGCCCTGGCCGGACCTGTGGACGCCCCGGTTCGACCGCTACTTCGACTACACGAACTTCTTCTAG
- a CDS encoding IS5 family transposase (programmed frameshift), producing the protein MVRRHELSDAEWAVLSRLLPSSGTAGRPRSDDRLVLNGIVWKLRTGSAWRDVPERYGSWQTLYTRFRRWALDGTFSRMLRAVQAEKDAAGDIDWLVSVDSTIVRAHQHAAGGKRGRSTGTKRGDHALGRSRGGLSTKVHLACDGRGRPLGFVLSGGNANDCTRLEKVMDSISVPRVGSGRPRSRPDHVVADKGYSSRKIRAYLRRRGIPHTIPERADQILGRLNRSTRGGRPPGFDRCIYRRRNVVERCFNRLKQWRGLATRYDKTRESYQAAVTIASIMLWI; encoded by the exons ATGGTGCGTCGTCATGAGCTTTCGGATGCCGAGTGGGCTGTGCTGTCGCGGTTGCTGCCGAGTTCGGGGACTGCGGGGCGGCCTCGTTCGGACGACCGGCTGGTACTGAACGGCATCGTGTGGAAGCTGCGGACCGGATCAGCCTGGCGTGATGTGCCGGAACGTTATGGTTCCTGGCAGACCTTGTACACACGTTTTCGCAGGTGGGCGCTGGACGGGACGTTCTCGCGCATGCTGCGGGCCGTCCAGGCGGAGAAGGACGCGGCCGGGGACATCGACTGGCTGGTGTCGGTCGACTCCACCATAGTTCGGGCCCACCAGCATGCCGCCGGCGGCAAAAGGGGGCGGTCGACAGGGACGAAGCGGG GTGATCACGCCCTCGGCCGATCCCGTGGTGGACTGAGCACGAAGGTCCACCTGGCCTGCGACGGGCGCGGCCGTCCTCTCGGCTTCGTCCTGTCGGGCGGCAACGCCAACGACTGCACCCGCCTCGAGAAGGTGATGGACTCGATCAGCGTGCCCAGAGTCGGGTCCGGGCGTCCACGCTCCCGGCCCGACCACGTGGTCGCCGACAAGGGCTACAGCTCTCGAAAGATCCGCGCCTACCTGCGACGACGCGGCATCCCCCACACGATCCCCGAACGCGCCGACCAGATCCTGGGCCGGCTGAACCGCAGCACACGCGGCGGACGGCCGCCCGGTTTCGACCGGTGCATATACCGCCGCCGCAACGTCGTCGAGCGCTGCTTCAACCGCCTCAAGCAGTGGCGCGGACTGGCCACCCGCTATGACAAAACCCGCGAGTCCTACCAGGCGGCCGTCACCATCGCCTCCATCATGCTCTGGATCTGA
- a CDS encoding M14 family metallopeptidase gives MRPDTERTSRPGNRPARTRRNAVLAVLLALGLAAPATAVATAEPSAPNAAVAADGRVLQYEITGRTTPAARTDIARAGVSIDEVHDHGIVITADAAQARKLRLRGHVLEALPAPDAPAHAADGVGAQDFPPADSRYHNYAEMTAEIDARIAANPSIMSKRVIGKTYQGRDIVAVKVSDNVATDEAEPEVLFTAHQHAREHLTVEMSLYLLRELAAGYGTDSRITQAVNGRELWIVPDMNPDGGEYDIASGSYRSWRKNRQPNSGSSAVGTDLNRNWAYKWGCCGGSSSSPSSATYRGTGPESAPETKVVADFVRSRVVGGKQQITAAIDFHTYSELVLWPFGYTYSDTAPGMTADDRNAFAAVGRKMAASNGYTAEQSSDLYITDGSIDDWLWGSQRIFGYTFEMYPSSSWGGGFYPPDEVIERETARNRDAVLQLIENADCMYRSIGKEAQYC, from the coding sequence ATGCGACCCGACACCGAACGGACGTCCCGGCCGGGAAACCGGCCGGCCAGGACCCGGCGCAACGCCGTACTCGCCGTCCTCCTCGCCCTCGGCCTCGCGGCCCCCGCGACCGCCGTGGCCACCGCCGAGCCCTCGGCCCCGAACGCGGCCGTCGCCGCCGACGGGCGGGTGCTCCAGTACGAGATCACCGGGCGCACCACCCCCGCCGCCCGCACCGACATCGCCCGCGCGGGCGTCTCGATCGACGAGGTGCACGACCACGGCATCGTCATCACCGCGGACGCCGCCCAGGCCAGGAAGCTCCGGCTTCGCGGCCATGTCCTGGAGGCCCTGCCCGCGCCCGACGCCCCCGCGCACGCGGCGGACGGCGTCGGCGCCCAGGACTTCCCGCCCGCCGACTCCCGGTACCACAACTACGCCGAGATGACGGCCGAGATCGACGCGCGCATCGCCGCGAACCCCTCGATCATGAGCAAGCGCGTGATCGGCAAGACCTACCAGGGCCGCGACATCGTCGCCGTCAAGGTCAGCGACAACGTGGCCACCGACGAGGCCGAACCCGAGGTCCTGTTCACCGCGCACCAGCACGCCCGCGAGCACCTGACCGTCGAGATGTCGCTCTACCTGCTCCGCGAGCTCGCCGCCGGCTACGGCACCGACTCCCGGATCACCCAGGCGGTCAACGGCCGTGAGCTGTGGATCGTGCCGGACATGAACCCGGACGGCGGCGAGTACGACATCGCCTCCGGCTCGTACCGCAGCTGGCGCAAGAACCGGCAGCCCAACTCCGGTTCCAGCGCGGTCGGCACCGACCTGAACCGCAACTGGGCCTACAAGTGGGGCTGCTGCGGCGGCTCGTCCTCCAGCCCGTCCTCGGCGACGTACCGCGGTACGGGCCCCGAGTCCGCGCCCGAGACCAAGGTCGTCGCGGACTTCGTCCGCAGCCGGGTGGTCGGCGGCAAGCAGCAGATCACGGCGGCCATCGACTTCCACACGTACAGCGAACTGGTGCTGTGGCCCTTCGGCTACACGTACAGCGACACGGCCCCCGGCATGACCGCCGACGACCGCAACGCGTTCGCGGCCGTCGGCCGCAAGATGGCGGCGAGCAACGGCTACACCGCCGAGCAGTCCAGTGACCTCTACATCACCGACGGGTCGATCGACGACTGGCTGTGGGGCTCGCAGCGCATCTTCGGCTACACCTTCGAGATGTACCCGAGCTCCTCCTGGGGCGGCGGCTTCTACCCGCCCGACGAGGTCATCGAACGCGAGACCGCCCGCAACCGGGACGCGGTGCTCCAACTGATCGAGAACGCGGACTGCATGTACCGGTCGATCGGCAAGGAGGCGCAGTACTGCTAG